In one window of Scylla paramamosain isolate STU-SP2022 chromosome 38, ASM3559412v1, whole genome shotgun sequence DNA:
- the LOC135091748 gene encoding ribosome biogenesis protein WDR12 homolog, producing MVEVKYLKKLPTLTPKDSFHLDDWFSAVQTTDHWPLTGCDINIQHLWYVQELAEGQGDRAHCLTIPAHHAPDKFVTWVHAQAPLQLFSRRGRQLESV from the exons ATGGTGGAAGTGAAGTACTTGAAGAAGCTCCCTACACTCACCCCCAAGGATTCCTTCCACCTTGACGACTGGTTTTCTGCTGTACAGACTACAGACCactg GCCGCTGACAGGGTGTGACATCAATATCCAACACCTGTGGTATGTGCAGGAGCTGGCAGAGGGGCAGGGTGACAGGGCCCACTGCCTCACCATCCCTGCCCACCATGCCCCTGACAAGTTCGTCACCTGGGTACATGCTCAGGCACCCCTGCAGTTATTCTCTAG GCGAGGACGACAGTTGGAATCCGTGTGA